The Myotis daubentonii chromosome 9, mMyoDau2.1, whole genome shotgun sequence genome has a segment encoding these proteins:
- the NR1H3 gene encoding oxysterols receptor LXR-alpha isoform X1 yields the protein MSLWLEAPVPHVSPDSAVELWEPDAQDANSRALRGSNCILREEASMPQSAGGTSGAGLEVADPTALLPGVEVLPESSELRPQKRKKGPAPKMLGNELCSVCGDKASGFHYNVLSCEGCKGFFRRSVIKGARYICHSGGHCPMDTYMRRKCQECRLRKCRQAGMREECVLSEEQIRLKKLKRQEEEQAQATSVPPRASSPPQVLRQLSPEQLGMIEKLVAAQQQCNRRSFSDQLRVTPWPMAPDPQSWEARQQRFAHFTELAIVSVQEIVDFAKQLPGFLQLSREDQIALLKTSTIEVMLLETSRRYNPESESITFLKDFSYNREDFAKAGLQVEFINPIFEFSRAMNELQLNDAEFALLIAISIFSADRPNVQDQLQVERLQHTYVEALHAYVSIHHPHDPLMFPRMLMKLVSLRTLSSVHSEQVFALRLQDKKLPPLLSEIWDVHE from the exons atgtcctTGTGGCTGGAGGCCCCCGTGCCTCATGTTTCTCCTG ACTCTGCAGTGGAGCTGTGGGAACCAGATGCACAAGATGCAAACAGCCGGGCGCTGAGAGGCAGCAACTGCATCCTCAGGGAGGAGGCCAGCATGCCCCAATCAGCGGGGGGCACTTCGGGGGCAGGGTTGGAGGTGGCAGATCCCACAGCCCTGCTCCCAGGAGTGGAAGTCCTTCCAGAGTCTTCAG AGCTCCGTCCACAAAAGCGGAAAAAGGGGCCAGCCCCCAAAATGCTGGGGAATGAgctgtgcagtgtgtgtggggaCAAGGCCTCTGGCTTCCACTACAACGTGCTGAGCTGTGAGGGCTGCAAGGGATTCTTCCGCCGCAGTGTCATCAAAGGGGCGCGCTACATCTGCCACAGCGGGGGCCACTGCCCCATGGACACCTATATGCGTCGCAAGTGCCAGGAGTGTCGCCTTCGCAAATGCCGCCAAGCTGGCATGCGGGAGGAGT GTGTCCTGTCAGAAGAACAGATCCGACTGAAGAAACTGAAGCGGCAAGAGGAGGAACAGGCTCAGGCCACATCCGTGCCCCCAAGAGCATCCTCACCTCCCCAAGTCCTGCGCCAACTCAGCCCAGAGCAACTGGGTATGATTGAGAAGCTAGTGGCTGCCCAGCAACAGTGTAACAGACGCTCCTTTTCTGACCAGCTTCGCGTCACG CCTTGGCCCATGGCACCAGATCCCCAGAGCTGGGAGGCCCGTCAGCAGCGCTTTGCCCACTTCACTGAGCTGGCCATCGTCTCTGTGCAGGAGATCGTTGATTTTGCCAAACAGCTGCCCGGCTTCTTGCAGCTCAGCCGGGAGGACCAGATCGCCCTGCTGAAGACCTCCACTATTgag GTGATGCTTCTGGAGACATCTCGGAGGTACAACCCTGAGAGTGAGAGTATCACCTTCCTCAAGGATTTCAGTTATAACCGGGAAGACTTTGCTAAAGCAG GACTGCAAGTGGAGTTCATCAACCCCATCTTCGAGTTTTCCAGAGCCATGAATGAGTTGCAGCTCAATGATGCCGAGTTTGCCTTGCTCATTGCCATCAGCATCTTTTCTGCAG ACCGGCCCAACGTGCAGGATCAGCTCCAGGTAGAGAGGCTGCAACACACATATGTGGAGGCCCTGCATGCCTATGTCTCCATCCACCACCCCCAT gaCCCACTAATGTTCCCACGGATGCTAATGAAGCTGGTGAGCCTCCGGACACTGAGCAGCGTCCACTCAGAGCAAGTGTTTGCGCTGCGCCTGCAGGACAAGAAGCTTCCCCCGCTGCTCTCTGAGATCTGGGATGTGCACGAATGA
- the NR1H3 gene encoding oxysterols receptor LXR-alpha isoform X2 translates to MPQSAGGTSGAGLEVADPTALLPGVEVLPESSELRPQKRKKGPAPKMLGNELCSVCGDKASGFHYNVLSCEGCKGFFRRSVIKGARYICHSGGHCPMDTYMRRKCQECRLRKCRQAGMREECVLSEEQIRLKKLKRQEEEQAQATSVPPRASSPPQVLRQLSPEQLGMIEKLVAAQQQCNRRSFSDQLRVTPWPMAPDPQSWEARQQRFAHFTELAIVSVQEIVDFAKQLPGFLQLSREDQIALLKTSTIEVMLLETSRRYNPESESITFLKDFSYNREDFAKAGLQVEFINPIFEFSRAMNELQLNDAEFALLIAISIFSADRPNVQDQLQVERLQHTYVEALHAYVSIHHPHDPLMFPRMLMKLVSLRTLSSVHSEQVFALRLQDKKLPPLLSEIWDVHE, encoded by the exons ATGCCCCAATCAGCGGGGGGCACTTCGGGGGCAGGGTTGGAGGTGGCAGATCCCACAGCCCTGCTCCCAGGAGTGGAAGTCCTTCCAGAGTCTTCAG AGCTCCGTCCACAAAAGCGGAAAAAGGGGCCAGCCCCCAAAATGCTGGGGAATGAgctgtgcagtgtgtgtggggaCAAGGCCTCTGGCTTCCACTACAACGTGCTGAGCTGTGAGGGCTGCAAGGGATTCTTCCGCCGCAGTGTCATCAAAGGGGCGCGCTACATCTGCCACAGCGGGGGCCACTGCCCCATGGACACCTATATGCGTCGCAAGTGCCAGGAGTGTCGCCTTCGCAAATGCCGCCAAGCTGGCATGCGGGAGGAGT GTGTCCTGTCAGAAGAACAGATCCGACTGAAGAAACTGAAGCGGCAAGAGGAGGAACAGGCTCAGGCCACATCCGTGCCCCCAAGAGCATCCTCACCTCCCCAAGTCCTGCGCCAACTCAGCCCAGAGCAACTGGGTATGATTGAGAAGCTAGTGGCTGCCCAGCAACAGTGTAACAGACGCTCCTTTTCTGACCAGCTTCGCGTCACG CCTTGGCCCATGGCACCAGATCCCCAGAGCTGGGAGGCCCGTCAGCAGCGCTTTGCCCACTTCACTGAGCTGGCCATCGTCTCTGTGCAGGAGATCGTTGATTTTGCCAAACAGCTGCCCGGCTTCTTGCAGCTCAGCCGGGAGGACCAGATCGCCCTGCTGAAGACCTCCACTATTgag GTGATGCTTCTGGAGACATCTCGGAGGTACAACCCTGAGAGTGAGAGTATCACCTTCCTCAAGGATTTCAGTTATAACCGGGAAGACTTTGCTAAAGCAG GACTGCAAGTGGAGTTCATCAACCCCATCTTCGAGTTTTCCAGAGCCATGAATGAGTTGCAGCTCAATGATGCCGAGTTTGCCTTGCTCATTGCCATCAGCATCTTTTCTGCAG ACCGGCCCAACGTGCAGGATCAGCTCCAGGTAGAGAGGCTGCAACACACATATGTGGAGGCCCTGCATGCCTATGTCTCCATCCACCACCCCCAT gaCCCACTAATGTTCCCACGGATGCTAATGAAGCTGGTGAGCCTCCGGACACTGAGCAGCGTCCACTCAGAGCAAGTGTTTGCGCTGCGCCTGCAGGACAAGAAGCTTCCCCCGCTGCTCTCTGAGATCTGGGATGTGCACGAATGA